The Maridesulfovibrio salexigens DSM 2638 region ACCAACCGTATTGTCCGTATTCACCCTTTGGACCATACTTGTCATTGCCGATAAAGTCTGCGTCACGACCGTCAAGTTCATTTGCTTCAATAACAATCTGGGTTCCGAAGAACATGGTGTCCGCTTCAGTAAGGGTCTTGATGAAGTCGTTTACCATCTCGCGATCTACATTTGCCTTGAACTTTGTAATACTTTGCATGGCCGCAGCACCGGCCCATGAAGCATCAAGGGCTTTTTCAATTATGCCTTTGATTTCATTGCCGTATCTGCCGGCCATTTCTTCGGCTAAATTATGGGCTTGCTGGATGGAGGATTCTCTGGCTTTGCTGACAATAAGGCTGGTGAATGCCACAAAGATGATGATCATCAATGCGCTGATACTGAGCGCAATTTTGGTACCTATCCGCATGTTCTTAAACATATAAACCTCCATCCTTTTAAAACAATGAACAGTTGAGCATTTAGCAGTTTTCACGTTGTAAGCGTGCATGTCCATACACAGTGTCCAACCCCAATTGTTTCAACAATACAATATTTTAAAAAAGGAAGCTATGTTTAATACAAAGAATGGCTCGAAAAGATCTATTCTTAATAATATATAATTGGGGCCATATTAGGCCCCAATTTTACTTTATATTTAAGGAAAGCTTAATTCTATACCGATGGGGCAGTGATCGGACCCCATGATATCTGATTCGATCCAAGCATTTTTAACGTTGTGTTTCAGTTCTTCAGAGACAAAGAAATAATCAATGCGCCACCCGGCGTTGTTTTTGCGGGCGTTGAAGCGGTAGCTCCACCATGAATATTTACCGGGGCTGTCATCAAACATGCGGAAGGTGTCTACGTATCCGTGCTCGATGAACTTATCCAGCCATGCTCGTTCAATAGGCAGAAAACCTGATCTTTCCGAGTTTGCCTTGGGGTTTTTCAGGTCGATTTCCTTGTGTGCGGTATTAAAATCTCCACCGACTACAATGGGCTTTTTCTTGCGCAGTTCTTCAGCATATTCGAGGAAGCTGTCATAAAACCCCATTTTGTACTCAAGGCGTTCATCGCTCATCTGCCCGTTAGGATAATAGATGTTGAAAAGATAAAACTGTTCGTATTCCATCAGTACGACCCGGCCTTCACCTTGGTATTTTTCATCGGTAAGGCCGAAGGAGTGCGAAAGCACCGGCTGGCGAGTAAAGCAGGCTGTGCCGGAATATCCTTTCTTTACCTTGGACCAGTTCCAGAGTGATTCATACCCCTCAATGTTGCGGTTCTTGTCCGGGATTTGATCCGGGTGGGCTTTGGTTTCCTGAATCATAACCACATCTGCGTTGCTCTGTTCAAACCATTCGTTGAAATTCTTTTTGATAACAGCTCGATATCCATTAACATTCCATGAATAAATTTTCATATGTCTATCCTTATTTTAAGCATTCAAAGCAAGCCTGACCGAAAGTGATGTCGCTGATGCGGACTTCCTTCCAGCCTGCTTTTTCAACCATTAGTTTTAATTTATTGATATTGAAGTCATTGAAGAATCCGGCCTGCCTGCGCTTGCTGACTTCCCGGCCCGGTACAAGCGGGTGGTAAATTAAAATGAGCTTGTCAGCATGTTTGAAGGACCAATCCAAAAACAGTTGCGGTTCGTGGATGAACTCAAGCAGATAAAGGGCGCAGATGACATCAAAGTCCTGTTCAGGAAATTGCTGTTGGTTGAGGTCGGCAATAATTGTGTTGCGGTTGCGGGCTACAATATCCAGCGGGGTGTAGGTACTGCTTTCCGGAATATAATCCCGCAGGAGCATCATCCCGGCCCCGGCATCAAGTACGGAACTGTTTTCGGGAACCAGTTGGCCTGCCATACCTGCGCGCAAGTCGGCTTCTGTGCCGAGCATATCCCAGCGTGACCAGCGGCCGCAGTCGGTCTTCTTGTCCTTAATAAGCTGTTCGGTGAAGCCGATCATAAAATTTTCAGAAACCGGGGGGCGCATGCTCGGGGACATGATCGTATGTGCTGTCCAAGGCTGATCATATACAGGCAGTGGAGTCAGTGATCTGTCGATGCTTATTACATTACAGAGCTCATGGCTTGGGGAGTATGGGACCAGCGGTCCGCCCATGTCTTCGTGGGGGAAGCGGTATGATTCATACCCCATGTCGCGCAGCAGGCCCATTATGGATGCAAATTCTTTGATGCCTTTTTCCGAGTTGTGGAAGTGCCCCTTTTCCCAGATTATGGCTGCAACCCGACCTGTCTTCAAAATATCCAGTCCGCCCATGAGGGTTGCCAGCTCATGTCCTTCGGTGTCTATTTTCAGGAAAATACGTTCTTTGGAATCCATGAATCCGGCTTGGCGGACAATATTATCAATAGTTTCCAGCCGGACACTAATCGGCTTTCCTTGATTGCGATTTCCGGGCTGGGGAACAAGGCTGTGTCCCATGGAAGAATTCTGGATCAGTTCACTTTGTCCGCTTTGGGAAGAAGCCGCGCATTGGGCAATTTTCACATTTTGCACGCATTCATTAAATTCGCACCACATAGACAGCCGTTTAAGGTTTTCCGGATGCGGTTCAATTGCCAGAACGTTTATTTTTCCCGGGTATTTTTTGGCAGCAGTCAGGGTGTAGAGGCCGAAATGGGCTCCGACATCAATGAACAGGTCTCCCGGCTCAAGGTGGGCATGCAGAAAGGCCCTAGATGCATACTCAAATCCTCCGCAGCGGGTTTCCCTGAAATTGAGGGAAGCAGTGCCGGGGTCCTGCATTTCAGCATTTGCCAGCAGCATATCAAATTCAGGCTCACCTTGGTCGTTTTTAATGACACTGGGAATGATCCGCCATGCACCGTTGTTTTTCTTCAGTTGTTCGAGGATTTCCTGTCTGCTCACGATTAGTCCGATGATAGTTAGCGTTTTTA contains the following coding sequences:
- a CDS encoding exodeoxyribonuclease III — translated: MKIYSWNVNGYRAVIKKNFNEWFEQSNADVVMIQETKAHPDQIPDKNRNIEGYESLWNWSKVKKGYSGTACFTRQPVLSHSFGLTDEKYQGEGRVVLMEYEQFYLFNIYYPNGQMSDERLEYKMGFYDSFLEYAEELRKKKPIVVGGDFNTAHKEIDLKNPKANSERSGFLPIERAWLDKFIEHGYVDTFRMFDDSPGKYSWWSYRFNARKNNAGWRIDYFFVSEELKHNVKNAWIESDIMGSDHCPIGIELSFP
- a CDS encoding FkbM family methyltransferase, with the translated sequence MSRQEILEQLKKNNGAWRIIPSVIKNDQGEPEFDMLLANAEMQDPGTASLNFRETRCGGFEYASRAFLHAHLEPGDLFIDVGAHFGLYTLTAAKKYPGKINVLAIEPHPENLKRLSMWCEFNECVQNVKIAQCAASSQSGQSELIQNSSMGHSLVPQPGNRNQGKPISVRLETIDNIVRQAGFMDSKERIFLKIDTEGHELATLMGGLDILKTGRVAAIIWEKGHFHNSEKGIKEFASIMGLLRDMGYESYRFPHEDMGGPLVPYSPSHELCNVISIDRSLTPLPVYDQPWTAHTIMSPSMRPPVSENFMIGFTEQLIKDKKTDCGRWSRWDMLGTEADLRAGMAGQLVPENSSVLDAGAGMMLLRDYIPESSTYTPLDIVARNRNTIIADLNQQQFPEQDFDVICALYLLEFIHEPQLFLDWSFKHADKLILIYHPLVPGREVSKRRQAGFFNDFNINKLKLMVEKAGWKEVRISDITFGQACFECLK